Below is a window of Oryza brachyantha chromosome 10, ObraRS2, whole genome shotgun sequence DNA.
AAAACCAAGTCCTCCTCACTGATCTCTTCCAGTTGATCATCGGACAAGGCGGTAAAAGCAGCAAAGGCTGCCAAAGAAATAGACTCAGAAGAAGATCCAGATGAGGATATTAAAGCAGTAGATTTCAAATCAGTCctttttgaaagaatattcatctcatatgttttcaatttagtaTAAAGAATATCCAAAGTTAAAGCATTCATATCAACAGACTCTTGAATTGAAGTAACTTTAACATCCCAAACTTTCATATCAAGGCCATTCATAAAGTGACGAGCAATCTCAGATTGAGAATAGTTAACATCATAAGAAGCATCAACAGATCTAAGATCACTCAAGATTTTATTGAAACGAGCCAAATAGTCATCCAAGGATTCTCcaagtttcatctcaaattttatgtactcctttttgaaaacatcctttcgcaactctttgatatttgaagttccagtatgaaaatcatttaaagcTTTCCAAATCTTATTAGCAGTTGCAAGATGTGAAACACGATCAAAATCGGAGCGAGAAATCCCATTCAGAATAATATTGCGcgctttgcaattattttcaaattctaattttagagCCGGAGTATCAATGCGTTCAGGAATCTCATAAGGTTGATTAACTTTAAGCCAAATATCATAACCCTGAGATGTAATATAAgattccatctttttcttccaatagtcaaaatcagatccattaaatatgtgaggtttgtttgaaaacttttcagCCATGGCAAACAAATCTAAAGATTGGTgaagatcaaatagaaaacgaggctctgataccacttgtaggatcgaacaagatcaaacaaacctaccagagggggggtgaatggtagggaaaaacaaaacccaaaaatctttcgcggaataaaggattacctctgtcgaagaaattgacgaagacttgctaccttaatcacgtcgctcctgtgtcgctgctaccttgatcgtgccgctcatgtgccgtcgagcagatcatcgaatcgcgccactcctatgacgtcgatcggatcgtcagaatccaaaaaatcaccagtagatgaaagtcgaaaacgtagattgaatgatcttgactttattgcatcaactggtatttacaaagtgcaccaacagcactcctatcaaaatcgtcgatctagaatcaacaactaagtctcacaaaagcacaccgggggcatacccctcgatctctatttatatcgaaaagtctatcaccaaataggagtaggactccttatactaatatggctcatctcttagttttcctaattaaatccaacatgccaaaatcaggcgtgctacagtagtccgactgctacagtacccgccgcgctacGGTAATCCGGgtccgctacagtaatccgatccggttgctacagttccgcgcgctacagtaacgacgctgctacagtgtccgaacctgtagcaaattccttttcttttctcatccagttttgatccgatttacttcccgattttttcggcgcttacacatacaacatgtgaagcccgttacgattccatcccacacggtgttgctccaccatgtgccaactcgtattcaatatcgtcacctggcatcctcgatcgtccggacctcagctcctccctgagcctagtcacgatcccaccgccattgaccgatattgacttcaagtcacctgcacaactagagacaaaccaaccgtttccgagcacagatatcgcaacctgactcatattagttacacacactcgcaccaacaccttaattgtttccaaaccaaattcaatttataaaccaaatggcaagccaattgttcatcagaaaatattaatcatgcttatgatcttacaccACACAATACTCTCGAACGTCAATAAAGCTTACAACTTCCATTGTACCCACCACAACCAAACCACGGGCCAAGAACTTGCCAATAATCCAGAGCTAAGAACTTGAAGAATCTCGTACAATGAAAAAGCAGAGACAAGAGCCAGATAACACAAGAATACTCTGAGCGGTGCAAAACCGCAAATCTTTCACCAAACCAAGTAACAAGTACAAGACATCCTCATGAAAAAGAAGACAAACATCAAGAGGTAAAAGcccataaaaatatcaagattaaaaagaaaactctCATCGAGAGAGCCAAGAAATTTTTTATCGGAGGACACCAAAGAAAAATCCCATCGAGAAGAGAACCAAGAACTTGCACAACGAAACGAAACCCCCGCAGGCCATCAAAGAACCTCCGCAAGACGATAGAAATTAAtgccctcctctcctctctccgcCGTTTGTTCATGCGCTCTCACCATCCACAAGCACCCACACTAgtctatccatccatccatccatcaaaaGGCACCACGAGATTTTCCTCACGGATCGGATCGGAGAGAAACGAAGGGAGAAAATGCGCATACCTCGCCGTCGCAGCGCCTTCCTCGCAGACGTCGGAGGCTTGGAGAAGAAGCTCCGAGCCCCAAGGGGTGGGGGTTTTATGGAGAGGCGCAGGGGCAGAGCAGGTGATCGAAGGTGAAGACGAAGCACTCGAGCcgatgtgtgtgtgttcagTGAGGACGAAAGTAAAGCAGGGGTAGAAACGTAATTTCAGTCCGTGATCGTACTTGCTGGACAGGTGTCCGATTGCCGTCGGGGGAGAAGGTGAAAAGGAAGCTGTGTTGACTGTTTGCCGGGCCCATATGTCAGTACTCAGAGAGTCACAAGAGTCCTCCAGTACAGTAGTAACTCCGTTGATACggtttttctaaattaatataatttatatatgtgtctagatttattagcatttctATTAATCTAGtcgctagaaaatcttacatcgTGAAACAAAATGAGTAGCTCAGTAGCCGTCTCACTTGTATAGCTGCAGTAGTAGGTGTAGTATTTTTTCAAGTGAAAAAGCCAACTATTGATCCACTGAAAAACTGAACGGATATTCACAGTTACTACGTTTTGTAAGTGGTAttacaaactttaaaaatagattaatatattattttaaaataaaagctagatataatattttttaaaaatacattgtttaacAATTTGGAAAGCATACTCACGGAAAACAATAGAGATTTTCTCCCTAACCTTTCCTCCcgaaattttcattttcaaacaaaacatgCGGTACAATGATAGAATTTTGCGACCAAATAACTctaattaattctaaaattaaactataagattaaaaaaattcctccTCGTAATTTATCGATGTGGTTTTCTTAATTCCCTAACAACGGACGAGTATTCTGCTAGTCttgcttaataaaaaaaaactttgactttaatccaaaataagaTCAACCGCGTCAGATATCTGTGACGGTAAGCAATGTATTTCACGGGTCTAGGCCGCTCTTCAGAAATGGCGTTGCTTCGCATGCATGTTCAGACATTGAGACAAAAAAATCAGTAATCTTCAGGTATTAACCCAGTAATGGAAATGCTTCTGGTGCAGACGAACACACGAAATTTCGGAGCAATTCCAGGCTAAAATTTCACATAGAATCAGCACATTTATAGGCAGCACAGGTGAACAAGTAGTGCCTTTTCTGGTTTCGTTGTAAGCTCTTTATGTGAGTGATCCTTTGATTCCTTTGTCGTCTATGTGTGATTTGGCTTCTCTTCCTCTCATCACTGAGTTCAGTCATTGATAGTAAAGATCAATCTGCTAAAGATCGTCGTCGATCGTTGTCGGACAGGAAGGAAATAACACTTGTGCTAGTTAAGCTTCACTTACtttagggcctgtttgtttccacttaggattattataagctagctTATTAggaataatctaaaacaaacagATGGATTATTAtgataacttattataatctataagctagattactgTAATCTGATAAACACCTCTATAGGTgcttttttagattattggaTGGCTAAAGACCCACTACccattaatattttgaagtaATTACCCACCTTACCACTGCTTACCCCTAACTCATCTGTCACTCCGTCACCCCTCGCCCCCTCGGCTCCCCACTCATCTCAGAAATCTCCCCTCCCCACGATATCGAGTCCAGTCGACGGCGGCATCGGTACCGGCGGAAAGTGGCGGCAGCAGACTGGACCAGCAACAAGGTTTGCAGGTGACGCCCTCACGACGGCAGCGTCGATCCATCGTCAACATGCGGTGCTGCGTCGTTTTCGGTACGGAGAAATACTCTGCAAAACCGATCTGATAAGTCGATCCATCGGCAACAGTGCAACCTTGATTAATTATCGATGTCATTTAGTGAATCAAGGTAAATACAATTATGCTCGTTAGCGCTAGTTAGCTGTGTGCTTGAAGAAGGATGGCAAACAACCAGATAGGGTATTGGTTAGTTGGcattgattttgttttatgtGATGGCCTGATTGACCATCATATTTGTATCTACTTAATGTTGATTCTAATTGTCATATGTAGTACCTCTGattgattttgtattttattcttgcacTGGTGGTTTTAGCGttctgtgtattgatttgtttgCTCAGGAAAACCTTGTGCTGGTATTGTTAGTTAGTATATATACTGGTAGCTCACCATATTTAACATTAACTTTCTTTGTTGTATGCAGTAATGCAGATTGATTGAGACAGTAAGGATCTGGTGGAGATGGAGCACTCAGATGCAGAGGATACCCTTTCCAGAGCCCTGCGGTACCGTGAAGAATTGATAAGAAACCGATCCCAATTCGATGGATCTTTGGGACAGGGTGCCAACGAAGATAGCAGACATGGTCTTAATGGCTCGCCCATCCTCCATGGTGCCGGCGGCCTTGACGGCTCGTCGATACTCCATCACACCGGACACTATGGCGTCAATGCGTTTCAGGCGGTAACAGATGTCTCCCCCCCGCGCAGGGCCGTGGACGGCATGGCAGGCATGGTATTAACATTGCTACTAGTCCACACAAGAAGTGTAAGAACCCCATGGTTAAGGTGATGAAGGGTATTCAGTCCACCTTAGATACCAACTGCACTATTGCCAACAAGGTGATGCAAGGTGAATTTAGGTACAATTCCATTAAGGAAGCGCTCAACATTTCATGGCTACACAATTATTTGTGAAAGCTGAACACCGTGACATGTTCAAGACTTTTACCACTAAGGAGGGAAGGTTTAGTTGGTTGAAGAGGTGGTGCATAAAGGAAGGCTTGGATTAGAAGACtactaattatttatattcatgAATTTATTATCTCTATTTTACTTTGTCAGACCATTTGCATTAGAAagactactactactatttattattttgtactTGAACTGATGCATTGGCCATGTACTACGGCACTTTAATTTCAATTGTGTGAACTTATGGATCTCTTACTACTATATTCATCTACATGATCTTTCCCTGAATATTTGCGTGATATCATTTGTTGTACTGCTTGTAGATGAGCATGTATGGAAGTGATGATGAGGATGAGGATGAAACTGTTGTTGTTGCTAGGGGACAACTAAATATGGTGAGAAAAATTGGACCTGTGTTGACAGCATTTGGAATGTTCTATGCTGAAACTTATCTAAACAAGTCAAAGTACAGATAAGCTAATTTAGCAGGTCATACTTGGGTTATGAGAAATCTTAATATTCCCCAAGATTGTTATGACATGTTTAGGATGAGTAGGCCACTGTTTGAGAGGTTACATAATTTGTTGGTCTCATCTTATGGGCTGAAGTCAAGTTGTAAGATGGATTCAGTTGAAGTCTTAGGAATGTTTCTATGGACTATTGGAGCTCCACAATCATTTGTCCAAGTTAAAAACCAATTTGAGAGGTCAAAAGAGACAATCAGTAGAAAATTTAAGGAAGTATTGCAGAGTGTTTACCTCCTCTCAAAAGATCTTGTGAAACCTAGAGATCCAAACTTCACAACGATCCACCCAAGACTACTTGGTGATCGGTTTGAGCCTCATTTCAACACTTGCATAGGTGCAATAGATGGAACACACATACCAGTTGTCGTGCCTGCATCAAAGATGGTTCAACATGTGGGTAGGAATAAATATCCCACTCAAAATGTGTTGGCTATTTGTGACTTTGATATGAGGTTTACATTCATTGTTGCGGGATGGCCTAGATCGGCACATGATATGAGGGTGTTTAATGACGCTTTACGCAAATATGCTGCTATATTCCCTTATCCCCCACCTGGTAAAGTCACATTTACCATTTTAACAATCCCTTCTCACATGTTTCAATGATAAAATGATGTCTCCTAATGTATGTTTATGTTCACAGGAAAATTTTACCTGGTTGATTCGGGCTATGCTAATCAACTTGGATTTCTAGCTCCATATAAAGGGACCAAATATCATTTACCAGAGTTTCGAGCAGGTCCGAGTCCTAGTGGCAAGAAGGAGGTGTTCAACCACTTGCATTCATCTTTCCGTAATGTGATTGAACGCTCATTTGGTGTATTGAAGATGAAATGGAGAATTCTATTGGACTTACCAAGTTATCCGATGCtcaagcaaacaaaaataatacatgcatgcattgcactTCATAATTTCATTCGAGATAGTAAATTGAGTGATGAGGAGTTTGACCGGTGTGATAACGATGAAAACTACATGACGATGCCCTCAACTCAACGGAATGCTAGTCAATTGGGAGATGAGGAGAGGGACGCAAATATCTTTCGCGATAATATTGCAGATGCTTTATTCACTAGGAGATAGTGATTTAGTTGTAATATGTAGCAATTTTTATTTagctaattcaaatttttatccggctaaatttaactttttatttgttgtatACATACACAAGAATGGATAATGCATCCAAAATAGTTAAGAGCATTCTAGACTTTAGTCATACAAATCTAGTAATCTAACATATCCAATAATCTGATAAACAAACAGATTACAGCTTATTCTCCgccagcttattataatccaaCTTATAGTAACCTAGTTTAATAAGCCAGCTTACAATAATTCTAAGCGGAAACAAACAGAACCTTAATGATGCGCAAGTTTAGCACGGATTCAGAAACTTCAGAAGAATAATATGTTAGGAAAACCTATCCACCGCCTCACCTCCACCAGCGAGCGCCGGGAGCCCTGCAGCCCaactcctcccgccgccggtcgcgcTCGGCTCGACGCGTCACACGCTGCCGGCCGGCATCCGCCGGCGCCCAGCGGCGGATCCCACGAACGCCGCCGTGGTGCCGTACAAGTCCACCAAGATGGCAATGTCTGCGTGACGAGGccctcgcggcggcgacgtccacgCCGGTGATGCCCCatggctggcggcggcggcggctggcagCTCTGCACTGCTCGCCGAGGGCTCAAGAGGGCCCATGAAAATTGGCTCGGACCCTGAATTCCACCGCAGCGTGAGGCCCATATTAATTAGGCCCATATGGGAAAATCTGGCCTACGTCGATCCACGCTAGTTGGGCCTGGACGGTACAGATGCGCACGTGCGGCCTATATTAATTAGGCCCATAACGGGAAAAGACGTGTGGCCCATATTAGTGATGGACCGAAACGATAAAGCTGAGTACGGGCTGCCCATGTTAATTGGGCTCAATAAGGGCCCATGAAAATTGGCCCAGACCCTGAATTCCGCCGCAACGTGAGGCCCATATTATTTAGGCCCATAAGGAAAAATCCGGCCTACGTCGACCCACGCTAGTTGGGCCTGGACGGTACAGCTGCGCATGTGCGGCCTATATTAATTAGGCCCATAACGGCAAAAGACGTGTGGCCCATATTAGTGATGGGCCGAAACGGTAAAGCGAAGTATGGGCTGCCCATGTTAATTGGGCTCAATGAGGGCCCATGAAAATTGGCCCATACCCTGAATTCCACCGCAGCTTGAGGCCCATATTAATTAGGCCCATAAGGGAAAATCCGGCGTACTCGACCCACGCTAGTTGGGCCTGGAGGGACAGATGCGCACGTGCGGCCTATATTAATTAGGCCCATAAAGGCAAAGACATGTGGCCCATATTAGTGATGGGCGAAAGGGTAAAGCGTAGTACGGGCTGCCCAAATTAATTGGGCTAGAAGGGTAGCCGCGTACTTTGGGCCCATAATAATTGGTCCAGACGGTAAAGCGGCCTATGTTTATTGGGCCGGAACGGTAAAAGCGGATACTTGCGACTATATTTTTGCTGAACGCTCATGCATTTTGCAAATGTTCCAGATCaattagtgcttttcaaataGAATTGGGATTAACAATCAAAATATGACCGAATTTTTATTTGGCGTGTCATTCCGTAATTTGTAGTCTTCTATTAAAGCAAACGAATTACCGAATACCTGGACGAAATACTACGGTTAATCTCCAAATTAGTACTGCACTTCGGTTTCATTTCACGGTGGTACCCTGCtacaactgaaaaaaaaatatctatctatctatctatctatctatctatctatctatatatatatatatatatatatacttctttCCTGAAAATGAGTTGCCTGcaaatatcttataaacaGTTCAAATTCCACGTAGGTTAGTGTAACTTTTCATGTTCCCAACGACCCCCAACCTGAGCAACATGCTTacaattgagaaaaaaaaaatccttcatTGTTATGGAGTTCGTGGCAAGTTTCAGTACTTCAAGTTCAAGATCAAACAGCCAACACCAGTAACATTGCAATTCCGCATGTAATCccggagaaactctggcagCCTCTATCTACCCCATGCTGGATGAGCCGATGATTGGAAGAATCGGCTTCAATGCAGCACTCCAGGATTCCTTGAACCTCTCCAAAGACATGAACTTGGCCCAACCCCACCCATCGCCCTTCTCCCTGTCCGAGAACTGGCAGCGGCCTGCACCCATGCAATTTACCAGAGATTCAGATAGCAATGAAATGCATAAATGATTCATCGGTCAGAgagactagaaaaaaaaacagtgaaaAAGATGTGATGATAACTAGGCTGTAAAGGAAATTTCTCGTCGAGATAAAAAAACCTGTGAGTTTCCTGTGTTTGCCGGTCACTTGATCCTTGATGGACAGGCTTAGCTCTACTAGAACACCGGATCCTTCATGTGCAGGTACAGGGAGAGGAATTTGCCATTGTTGTCAGATCCAGATGGGTACAAGCTCAAGTACCTGTTGGTCAAAGATTACTTCATCAATCATCATGGACCAAAGATTCAAGCTTTTCAGATTCTCACAATGTCAGGTCTTGATtgttaaaaatcaaatgttcATGCTCCTATAGTCCTATAATGTTCATCACCGCAGGTAGCAAACTCAGATGCAGAGGCACTACAAATTCAGATGTTGGGTGTTTGGTACCATACCATTTGTGTCCACTGATCTCAAACGGTGGAGAGTAACCAAATGCTCTTCAGAGCGAAGAAGTCCTCAATGTTCTAGCCGTAGACCTCGCGGTCGGTGATGGCGGTTGCCTTGTTGACAAACAACGTCTCCGACCAGTGCTTCACCTGCGCTGTTGTGACCTTGGAAAACTCTACGCCGGAAGCGCAGCTGCCACCAACTAGGAACCCAGAGGAAGGGCTTATTAGCATGTCAAGGGGCATAATGCATGAGGCCCCCGAGCTTGTGCTCATAGTATGGAACTGGTGGCTAACTGCATGCACCACAAAGGAAACTAGAGGCTCAAGAATGTAGCTGAAACAGCGTCTCACTGAAGCAAAACAGTGGGTGCATCTGAAATTCAGAACAACGTCAAGATTCTTACTGAAAAACTGGAACCTAAAAGCTAGGAAATTTGTCATTACTGTCAACAGATAATTGCAGCCTTCCGTTCATATTCACTGTGATTTCCATATGTTTGGTCGTATATCAAGAATCTGAATGATGCTTCTACAGTTGTGTCGGGGTTTAGAGAAGTTTGTGAAAGCTCAGGATGAGGGACACGTACTCCCCTCTCATGATCACTCTTTTTGTCCATCGGATTCAACTTCAAATACCTTCCTTAGCCACCACAACAAAATTGCTGGTATTACTGAAGGACTAGAAGCAATTCTCTTTTGTTCAGTCcctctaatattttttctagatcCGCCGCTGACAGCGAGCTACTGCAATTCAGTCAACACACACTAAATGATGGGCTACTCCAGCTTTGAGGTACCAACAATTACAACTTCAGCTTCGATGCATCACTTAGTTTTCACGAGGTAACCATTCGACGAGTCCTTGAAATCCTCCAGGGACATGAACTTGTTGAATCCCCAGGTATTATCGTTCTTCGAGAATTGGCACCGGCCTGCATTGTCTCAATATGTAAAACAGTTCCAAAATGAAGAATATGGGATGACAAGTAGTAGTATATTAGCATTTGGAACTCCAGTTTGATAATTCATATCATTTTAGATAAGATTGTGGTTAAAGTTTTAAACTTcgactattaataactttgaAAATATCTAGTTTGAACTCTGAAGACACCAGGACAATATGCATAGATAAATCTTAAAAATtgctttaataaaataaacatttttttgcatatattaCAGTAGAAAATCATAGTTAGAATAGGCTTGTCATTGTCCAAAACCCCATTAATTATCAATCTGGAGGGAGTAAAAAGGTAAACCTGCTTCTTTCCAGTGCTTGCCGGTTTCCTGGTCTTTAATGGCTATGCAATATTCCACCAGGGCTACACTGTTTTCAAAGGTTATATCCTGCTTTTTCATGTGCAGATACAAGGAGAGATAGTTCCCATTTTTGTCATGGCCGGATGGACAGATACTGAGACACCTGAAAGTTTACAGAGCTCTGGGTTATGGATCAAATGAAAGAAATTTATATCTATGTCAGCCTACAATGCCGAGTCTAAATGTGTCTTCTCCAGTAGATTTTATATGCGATTTGGATAATATCAGTACTTATGCAAGTAAAGAAGTTCAGTTGAACCAAAACCAACTCATGAAAAAGAATTGCAGGAAGTAGCACCATTTGTGTCCACCAAGTTCAAACTCTGGCGAGTAGCTGGGGCTCTTCAATGCAAAGAAATCCTCAATGTCCCAAGTGTAGAATTTGGCCTCATCGAAggtgttcatcttctgaacaAACAGTATCTCTGATGCATTATTGGCTTTGGCAGTGACAGCTTTGATGAACTCAACACCGAAGACGCAGCTGTTGTTGACAATAAATCCAGAGGACTTCTTCAGTGTCATGAGGGGAATCATACATGAAGTGCCAGAGGATGTGCTTGCAGTCTGGAATTTGTGAGTAACTGCACATCAAGTGTCAAAAGGAAGACGTAAACATAAAGCTGTTGTCCCTTTGTGAAATAAGAATTTTGCTGAAACAAT
It encodes the following:
- the LOC107305120 gene encoding uncharacterized protein LOC107305120; protein product: MGLSWYLKLNPRDKKSGDEEEYVSLNLELCNTSLKSDTVVDASFKFLISNQSYGKHSEHQVTHKFQTASTSSGTSCMIPLMTLKKSSGFIVNNSCVFGVEFIKAVTAKANNASEILFVQKMNTFDEAKFYTWDIEDFFALKSPSYSPEFELGGHKWCLSICPSGHDKNGNYLSLYLHMKKQDITFENSVALVEYCIAIKDQETGKHWKEAGRCQFSKNDNTWGFNKFMSLEDFKDSSNGYLVKTK